The sequence below is a genomic window from Nicotiana tomentosiformis chromosome 6, ASM39032v3, whole genome shotgun sequence.
aaaagaaagaaaaagagtatGATTAAACTCAACAACTTTTAAAATTCTTGGGGAAGAAAGTAAATTGCGATAAAAGAGCATGCAAATGATTAAAACAAGTATTTATTACGTAAATGATTGAAGATATGCTAGTACGATGAAATGTCACATCCATGAAATATTTAGTAGTCTCTACTAggtaataatataattaaatagCCATAACATAGTTTTGGTATCTGATAATTGATACTTGAATACAATAGGAATATTAATAACAAGCAAGAAATGAAATAATTTACCGAGGACACCAAAAGCAGAAGCCCAGACGTGAACAGAAATACCAGCCATCGTTTTTTTAATTCGTTTTTCTGAACAAATTAAGACTTGCAAAATCTCTATCTCGATCTCTTTAGTTTTTATAACTCACACTCACAAAGAGCTTCAAGAGTTGCAAGACTTGCAAGTTCTACTTGGCAATGAAACTAGGTGACTTGGTTGACATATATATAGGCAAGTGTGGGAAAGTAGATCGATGCAATTGAAAAAAGTGTTTTGTTTTCTATTGTCTTTGCACAAATGTATAAGGAAAAAGGAAGCCCTTTGCAATAGCTAATTGACTTTTATCTTTCCGtgtataagaaatatttatattatttagatcaCTCACAAAGTAATTATTATATATAATCTCTATCCTCAAAATTAAATGGTCCTACGGTGCTCTTTTATTATGTCATCCTCCAATACGCAGGGGCACTAAGGTTTACATTTCATACTTTAGTTTTGGAGGGGTCTGATTTTATTTGTTTTCGGTTCAGATGAACTCCAAATCAGCAAAATAACAATCCAGAAATGATGGGGGTGCCAATTAGTGCCTGCCATTTGGCATCAATAATGGAGTGGGGACATCCATTTCTGCTGCTATTGAGGTGATCAATTTGCTGAAATGGCTGATGAAAAAATCATCAGGATAATATGCTTCGCTATGCTTTGCTTTAGTTGGCTTATCTTGTTTTGGTGGCTTATGTCATACATCTATATGATGAAATAAAATGAATCAGTTTCCGTATCTCTTAAAAAATATTTACCAATGTAAAAATTATCTATTTCACTATCAGTGCTATTTATACAGTATATAAggtcattatttattttctatctatttattattgtttacccgaaaaatagatagagttgaatttgtacgtagttctaaggatatgtggtataacttaacataaatcgtaaggataaatagaaatatcgaatattgactgtaaagggTAAAAAATAAGCAAAGGTTGGAAAGAAGTTGATTttaaggactaagcaagatgaatcaatctataaAGCTAAAAGGAATAACTCTTCAATGTAGGAATGTATGGTATTTgggttacaatgtaagcaaaaaactTCCCttttacagaaatgtagccatcctctttatagtggaggatcctactttagatataattaaaaatatatagtagggagtccatgataaatcagcttttccctgATTCccaccgagattctctcccttagtgcagttaaaacgactcttgtctgtgagctcgagcttgaTCGGACTCGGTGTTGGTCGATATTgtttttagagctcgatgcggatTTGAGCTTGATGCCGACTCGGGGTCTGGTAATGACTCaggctcggtatcggttggcctttgccccttaagctcgattccataacatctcatcatagttcgattcggacccgagctcgataatgacttcgaactcggttcTTGAAATCTGAAGCTTGTTCGtgccatcttcggaacccatctcgatattacgaagtcttccTTTGGTCTATTATGATCCCCATCTCGATCAATCGTATGAAGGCCAAAatcaatttcgaccgtatacagatagtcccctcgtttctcgggaagaatgtggtgagaaacgatatgatttctcaatggcTCGATTAAATAtgcactgacgtttgcatcgagcccgaccatgacgtacgtgatagctgtcTCGTCAGTttagtttaccaaggcatttaatacgtgtcagacggtggtcggccaccgctgatattgaaccaccattgcttcaatctataaataacccttcattttatcatttatcacttttacatcttcaatcttccaaatttcctaAGTTCTTTTCGTATCTTTTGAGTTtattcgcaaatctgtgattcttcTCTGCAAAATCTTTCTCCaaaaccaccaaatctttgtcaccttcttctattctcgatctttaaattcaaaaatggcgaaaatatcacaaaccattcctcagaaagagaaagcttcttctttACAGCatgccgccgacaaaacaccggtagAGCCAtgacctgaggagtgcgttcctggggcgtgtgttcttacctctgattttaaggtcaaTAACAGCTCGTCGGTTcccggccgatgtgagccagtatcgaggtatatgtgttcgataatCGAGAAGCACCTCATACAACTAAAGAAAAattgcaattgggagaacaaagaaatagtaatcccgtcttctgacgaagatatcaccacatacgtgaaagggtttttaagtgtgtatacttaccctttcacattaggtcccctcgaccccgttattattgatttctgccgTCAATACAAAATAGCCCTAGGCCatatccatccttctttttggcggatcattattttgatccgataCTTCGTCAACAAAattgaggggatgcctttcaccttCGACCATCTCATTCTATAGTATTGTcctcgcctctttcgaggtgggttaataaaacttcagcatcGGGttaccaaggttctgttctcgagcatagacgaggacagggatcgaggctggatgggcaggttcgttcgagtaaggacttcggacctgattccgactgaaaagatgtcttttcccgaggagtggaacatgaagcgtaagtgtaattctggtgttatctcctactattttgccctttcatttcttttctcactgatatcccctttttgtgatgcagcggttccctggatgcccggcgcagttcccgatctcaagaactgggtacgagatctggtttcgaccttcacatacgccgagcgctcatggcgtaatttgtcaaagggccgatgggaggctaaaaatcatggtaagcccctttctcgtattTTTGGTAGTTCGAAAGAGATGCTTTCCATATACTTCAATAAATATTCctgtatgtaggtgtgggcaaatatgcggttttgaggccctcgtccgtcgaggaagaggcttcgaccTTTgttccaaagccggtgaaggataataagaggaaaaggccCTCCGCTTCcgaagatccaaaatcgaagaCGGGGACGAATCGTAAGCTAAGGAAGAGTACCATTCCTTTGACCGCAGAATCAGTTctacgtctaagggatgaagacaacGACAAAGAAGAAAACGACGGGTCCGTGCTGGAGGCCCGAATGAAGAAAAgcatcgatgccccaaaggcagctgaaTCGATGGTGATTTGTAACGGTCCGCCTCGGATCAAGGAGATATCATAGGAAGgctcgggcaaagtccccgagtcattaGAGATTGAGGATGCTTCCTACCGAAGTCAACAGACGGTGGGTACATCGGAAGGGGCCGgtcctgaagctctccgaactgaggagaatgccccaagcgagtcgcttggggcaatagtaatcggagattcGTCCACTCTCCCTGCCTTTTCCGAAGGGGATATTCGGGAAGCCCAAGttttgggggccctcgagatgAGCCGGTCTCATaaaggggaggaccccttccgtgattTGTTTACTAGTGTCGAGGACGCTGCTGGCCGTAGTGATGTGTCAGGCTTTCTTTGGGAAGTGCAGCTAGCTGTGAATCGAGTAAGCTCTTAACTTTCTTTGTTgatattaatttttatgttttggtattcttttctaacttcttttcttctttcttcgcagGCCTTggcggttcatcgagaagcatattctcggtctcgagctgagctgcatCGGTTCGAGATCGACCTCCgacgggttacggaggagaggaatgcccttaAACTACTTTTCGGGCAAAGGAAAGAAGAAATCAAAGGTCTtagagctgagttggccaaggctcatcaagaccagaccgacctgaccgagcaAGTAATGTTAATATTAAGAACTCATGGGCTTGATTCAGGATTGAAGGCTaatatttcggtctcacagctgcagcagaaactCGAGACGATTGGGCAGCTTCGTGAGGAAGTTGATACAATAAGGGCAGAGACCAtgggatggaaagatggcatggaccgTCTTGCTACAGAAAAAGAAACTATTCGGGCCCAATTGTCATCGACTGTAagccaacttcaaggcatgaaagaGAAGAGCTTGGTTCAAGCGAGAAGAATAGAGgaactcgaggctcggttggcctccgaacttgctaaggccaaatcaGATGCCGAGAAAGCAAAGTCCTATGCGGATGCGttagtggccgtctatcgggcggatactgaagctgcccaggtgcaagcaagagaggcagtcgAGACTGCCAACAcccgagcacattgggttgctgaacttgctaagtgccgatctcggagggagacccttgaAGAGATCCATGCTTGGGGTTTCGATctcactgaagagataaaaagttCTAAAGAGCTCGAggctgatgctgaagccttggcttccgatgatgacgatgatgatgatgatgacgatgatgggagcaagatcggggaggagcccgatggagataAGACCGCCCCCGGAGATAACCAATAAACTTATCCCTTAGTTTCCATTCCGTACGTTGTaaacaatcatgtaaacaatcttgtatacatatataaatatcttttcttttcccgacttgcctctgttttatttcctgccttgtgaagattttgttttattcatgccttatgaatgttttcataaggctttaggcaatttgatctaatttggactttgtagcctttataaccaaGTGAGcacttactcaaacttgaaataaggtatcccataggcttagtagtcaagttgagtgattgcttgaacttgaagtaatatagcccgtaggcttaatagttgagtgagtgcttgcttgaactcggaataaaagtagcccgtagacttagtagtcaagtgagtgattcgaactcgaagtaatgtagcccgtaggcataatggtcgagtcagtgcttgctcgaactcgaaataaaagtagcccgtaggcttagtagtcatgtgagtgattcgaactcgaagtaatatagcccgtaggcgtaatggtcgagtgagtgcttgctcgaactcaaaataaaagtagcccgcaggcttagtagtcgagtgagtgcttgttcgaactagaaataaaagtagcccgtaggcgtaatggtcgagtgagtgcttgctcgaactcaaaataaaagtagctcataggcttagtagtcgtgtgattgattcaaactcgaagtaatatatcccgtaggcataatggtcgagtgagtgcttgctcgaactcgaaataaaagtagcccgtaggcttagtagtcgagtgagtgattcaaactcgaagtaatgtagtccgcaggcataatggtcgagtgagtgcttgctcgaactcgaaataaaagtagcccgtaggcttagtagtcgagtgagtgattcgaactcgaagtaatgtagcccgtaggcgtaacggtcgagtgagtgcttgctagaactagaaataaaagtagcccgtaggcataatgatcgagtgagtgtttgctcgaactcgaaataaaagtagctcgtaggcttagtagtcgagtgagtgattcgaactcgaagtaatgtagcccataggcgtaatggttgagtgagttcttgatcgaactcgaaatagaAGTAGCTCGTAGGCCTAGTAGATAGTCTCCGAGTGagaatgattgctcgaactcaagttGGTGTACCCCTTGGGctttatagttgagtgagtgttactcgaactcgttgatttaccttaagcctgtttgtataataaatctcgaaatagaggaatttttcttggatataagatatcggtaaagaaaaaaactttctttgtaagtcattatacatgtgttcatgttttgcgtaaGGGCTCgtgccaactacatgagcatggttcattttgaccatttgtctattacaatttttcctattggaaccctgttgttatgaagtaactttcttgcatcaaacttgatatatttgaggggtaatgcccccctagtattcgaggttgattgtaaagaagccttggatactattgaattgtcctcaggtagcacatagttgttgtctcgttaaaaaccttgccggaaaaacccGATTGGGATTAAAAACCGatctaagagaaaaagagtgcaacgtgtactttaaaacctgaggtctcaatatctttggtcgaactcctacaatgagttagcgtcgaatatatatatggacgaaagaaaggagaaaatcatacctttaacaataatatcatttgagaagtgatatgttccagttgtttggtaatggttcgccatccatcgttccgagtttataagaccctcCTCCGACTTTATCgcggacttgatagggtccttcccaatgaTCTTGGTAAtacttcccttcattaggatctcgagtgttggcGGTGATCCTTCTTAGGACTAAGTTCCCGATCCTGAaatggcgaaggttggttcttctattgtagtacctttcgatttgtTGCTTTTGCTCAGCCATTCGAACAAGTgccgcttctcgtttttcatctaataattcgaggctagtactCATAGCCTCGTGGTTTGATTCCTCCGACATATGTCGAAACCTTGCGTTGGGTTCTCCGAATGGAATTAATGCTACGGAACCATACACTAAAGAAAACGGAGTTTCCCccgtactggacttcgatgttgttctATATGCCCAAAAGACTTCaggcagaatttctctccatttccctttagcttcgttcaaccttttcttcaggttttggatgatagtcttgtttgtcgattcggcctgtccgttcctacTGGGGTGATATGGTGgtgacaatatcctttttattttatggtcttcgagaaattttgtcactttaatgCCGATAAATTGCTTACTATTGTTGCATactatttctgcgggtatcccaaatcgacatacgatgtgatcccagatgaagtctataacctctttttctctcactttctcgatcGTCTGTGcatcaacccatttagaaaaatagtcagttataaaaaaatgaatttagctttacctcgggccgatggtagagggccgacgataaccatcccccatttcatgaaaggccatggggaCAAGACTGAATGAAGTCGTtttccgggctgatggatcatcggtgcaaaactttggcatttatcacattttcgaacaaactccttagtgtctttttccatgctatcccagtagtatcctgctctaatgattttgtgaattagcgatttggcgccggagtggtttccacaagtgcctccATGCACCTCTCGTAAAATATAATtggtatctcctggtcctaaaCATACTACCAATGGTACATCGAATGTctttctgtataatgttccatcttcaaccaacAGAAATCGAGCATCTCTGATttgcagggccctcgattctttagggttcgaggggagtttttgttcttcaagtattcaatatacttattcctctaaTCCTAGGTTAAGCTgatagaatttatctcggcatgacctttgattacggatctcgagagttgaacacTAGTCCCTGAgtcgatctcatcttcctcgaccgatgaccccaaacttgcgagtgcgtcggcctcactgttttgttcttgaggcacatgttgtaaagtccattctttgaaacggtgcaaagttacctgtaatctgtccaaatacctttgcattctaccttctcgaacttcgaaggttctgtttacttggttcaccaccagtaaagagtcacatttggcttcaatgacttctgctcccaagattttagcttgtttgagacctgcaatcatggtctcgtactcggccttattgttagtcaacctaaaagttttgatagatttcctAATAATGCCACCCATGGGGGGGTTCAAAACATTTtcgagcccggaccccttcacattcgaagcaccatctgtgaagagggtccaaacccccgatgatgtacccgatgttatcaagagttctttttcacctccgggtacgagggttggcatgaaatcggccatgaagttcgctaaaatttgggacttgatggctgcacggggtcgatattcaatattgtGGCCACTGAGTTCAACAACCCATTTgaccaatcggcccgatagttcgagcttgtgtaaaatattacgaagtgggtaggtggttaacacgcatatggggtgacattgaaagtatggtcttaactttctagaggcgcttatcagtgcaag
It includes:
- the LOC138894127 gene encoding uncharacterized protein, coding for MVFGLQCVGKYAVLRPSSVEEEASTFVPKPVKDNKRKRPSASEDPKSKTGTNRKLRKSTIPLTAESVLRLRDEDNDKEENDGSVLEARMKKSIDAPKAAESMTVGTSEGAGPEALRTEENAPSESLGAIVIGDSSTLPAFSEGDIREAQVLGALEMSRSHKGEDPFRDLFTSVEDAAGRSDVSGFLWEVQLAVNRALAVHREAYSRSRAELHRFEIDLRRVTEERNALKLLFGQRKEEIKGLRAELAKAHQDQTDLTEQVMLILRTHGLDSGLKANISVSQLQQKLETIGQLREEVDTIRAETMGWKDGMDRLATEKETIRAQLSSTVSQLQGMKEKSLVQARRIEELEARLASELAKAKSDAEKAKSYADALVAVYRADTEAAQVQAREAVETANTRAHWVAELAKCRSRRETLEEIHAWGFDLTEEIKSSKELEADAEALASDDDDDDDDDDDGSKIGEEPDGDKTAPGDNQ